One Arcobacter sp. F155 DNA window includes the following coding sequences:
- a CDS encoding AAA family ATPase: MTISFAGKGGVGKTTICSLLSLYLDKKGFRVLSIDADPDANLSVALGANYTKPLSTQKELLKSIVNNHKNGLQGFYELNTTVEDVVATYGDSWGDNSKVLTLGWSKNGGEGCYCVENTALSSLIRSVDKNDFDFIIIDGEAGLEHLSRGVFATSDLLVLVYQMGRRSVQTAKDAKKLASDLGIKNIKNAISGYKDDELKIFEEIFDEEFSIKIPQQDNIRQKDILGEKLALNHIIEYEFETFLNNLKVKND; the protein is encoded by the coding sequence ATGACAATATCATTTGCAGGAAAAGGTGGTGTTGGTAAAACAACTATTTGTTCACTATTAAGTTTATACCTAGATAAAAAAGGCTTTAGAGTTTTATCTATTGATGCAGACCCAGATGCAAACCTTTCTGTTGCCCTTGGTGCAAACTATACCAAACCACTTTCAACTCAAAAAGAGCTTTTAAAATCTATTGTAAATAATCATAAAAATGGTTTACAAGGTTTTTATGAATTAAATACAACTGTAGAAGATGTAGTTGCAACTTATGGTGATAGCTGGGGAGATAATAGCAAAGTTCTAACTTTAGGGTGGAGTAAAAATGGTGGTGAAGGTTGTTATTGTGTAGAAAACACTGCCTTATCTAGTTTGATTCGTTCTGTTGATAAAAATGATTTTGATTTTATTATTATTGATGGAGAAGCTGGCTTAGAACACTTAAGTAGGGGTGTTTTTGCAACTTCTGATTTACTTGTACTTGTTTATCAAATGGGAAGAAGAAGTGTACAAACAGCAAAAGATGCAAAAAAACTTGCTAGTGATTTAGGAATCAAAAATATAAAAAATGCAATTAGTGGATACAAAGATGATGAATTGAAAATCTTTGAAGAGATTTTTGATGAAGAGTTTTCTATCAAAATACCACAACAAGATAATATAAGACAAAAAGATATCTTGGGAGAAAAGCTAGCACTAAACCATATAATTGAATATGAGTTTGAAACATTTTTGAATAATTTAAAGGTTAAAAATGATTAA
- a CDS encoding ABC transporter ATP-binding protein — protein MSNIIIKDVVKKFVSKNKEITALTKSSLNITSGEFVCLIGPSGCGKTTLLNMLAGFLAPSEGEIFIDEEKVSKPNSKRVTIFQEYGLLPWKSVLENVLFGLECIKVEKNKAKALATHYINLVGLTGNENRAVSELSGGMKQRVSIARALAVKPSVLFMDEPFGALDAFTRYKIQNELLKICKEDNPTVVFVTHDIDEAVYLADKVVVMEPSPGRIEDVINIQLSHPRDRTSIEFEEVRHQVFESFKKANDDSLKG, from the coding sequence ATGTCTAATATCATAATAAAAGATGTTGTAAAAAAATTTGTATCAAAAAACAAAGAAATAACAGCTCTTACAAAATCTTCACTGAACATAACTTCAGGAGAGTTTGTTTGTTTAATTGGACCTAGTGGTTGTGGTAAAACAACTTTGCTTAATATGCTTGCAGGATTCTTGGCTCCAAGTGAAGGTGAAATATTTATTGATGAAGAGAAAGTAAGTAAACCAAACTCAAAAAGAGTAACTATATTTCAAGAGTATGGATTATTACCTTGGAAAAGTGTTTTAGAAAATGTTTTATTTGGACTAGAGTGTATCAAGGTAGAGAAAAACAAAGCTAAAGCCTTAGCAACACATTATATAAATCTTGTTGGCTTAACAGGAAATGAAAATCGTGCAGTCTCTGAATTATCAGGAGGTATGAAACAAAGAGTATCTATTGCAAGAGCACTTGCTGTTAAACCCTCTGTATTATTTATGGATGAGCCATTTGGTGCATTAGATGCCTTTACTAGATACAAAATTCAAAATGAGTTATTAAAAATATGTAAAGAGGATAATCCCACAGTTGTTTTTGTAACCCATGATATTGATGAAGCAGTATATTTAGCAGATAAAGTTGTAGTAATGGAGCCAAGTCCTGGAAGAATTGAAGATGTTATAAATATCCAATTAAGTCATCCACGAGATAGAACTTCTATAGAGTTTGAAGAGGTTAGACACCAAGTGTTTGAGTCTTTTAAAAAAGCTAATGACGATAGTTTGAAAGGTTAG
- a CDS encoding ABC transporter permease, producing the protein MRNTCLGILGIFVFVIGWYILSLGYTPNQLPSPQDTYIAFLEILEDGTLFEHLIASLNRFGVGYFSGAILGMIIGLLAGRYLLVFSFFDSLVQLIRPISPVAWFPLAVLWFGIGDAPAIFIIILATFFPVLLSTISGVKHVDPLLLKVSQNFGASELKTFFSVIIPASFPHIVMGLNIGMATAWIHLVAGEMLGAQSGLGYMIVDARNFLRSDLIICGMILIGIIGWVINILMKKFEKYVNKRWGVRDV; encoded by the coding sequence ATGAGAAACACTTGTTTAGGCATTCTTGGAATTTTTGTATTTGTTATTGGTTGGTATATTCTATCTTTAGGATATACTCCCAATCAACTACCTTCTCCACAAGATACGTATATAGCATTTTTAGAAATACTTGAAGATGGAACGTTATTTGAACACTTAATAGCAAGTTTAAATAGATTTGGTGTTGGTTATTTTAGTGGTGCAATATTGGGAATGATCATAGGTTTATTAGCAGGTAGGTATCTACTTGTATTTTCATTTTTTGATTCACTAGTTCAACTAATTAGACCAATTTCTCCTGTTGCATGGTTTCCACTTGCTGTACTTTGGTTTGGTATTGGTGATGCTCCTGCTATTTTTATTATTATATTAGCTACGTTTTTCCCTGTACTTTTATCTACAATTTCTGGTGTAAAACATGTTGACCCGCTTTTATTAAAAGTATCTCAAAATTTTGGTGCAAGTGAACTAAAAACATTTTTCAGCGTAATTATTCCTGCTTCTTTTCCTCATATTGTTATGGGATTAAATATTGGTATGGCAACAGCATGGATTCATTTAGTTGCAGGAGAGATGCTTGGAGCTCAGTCTGGACTTGGATATATGATTGTTGATGCTAGAAACTTCTTAAGGTCTGACTTGATTATTTGCGGAATGATTTTAATAGGAATTATTGGTTGGGTAATCAATATCCTTATGAAAAAATTTGAAAAATATGTTAATAAAAGATGGGGTGTAAGAGATGTCTAA
- a CDS encoding ABC transporter substrate-binding protein, with the protein MDRRSFIKNAATVTILTSSSVSSLFGSSKQEVKIGYLPITDHLTVIASSLEKYDNMVLKPIKFSSWPELAEALRAKAIDGAFALTPIGLALKKKGTPIKAVLAGHRNGSVITVKNSNQFNNVKDLIGKNIAIPSRFSTHYLLIHKLLEENGINPNKDVRLIDMSPPEMVNAMSTGKIDAFVVAEPFGAQANSQDIGKVLVYSKDVWQDHVCCTLNLRDELINNSPIVTQELINKFVSTADFIGKNPKDAAKLSKRYLGQRPSIIEDILLSEQEIVSYNDLVISNSDLDSTQVLMKNYGVSDIIVDPKDYLDSSFALKAYNKA; encoded by the coding sequence ATGGATAGACGTTCGTTTATTAAAAATGCCGCAACAGTTACAATTTTAACTTCATCAAGTGTTTCTTCTTTATTTGGAAGCAGTAAGCAAGAAGTAAAAATTGGTTATTTACCAATTACAGACCACTTAACTGTAATCGCTAGTAGTTTAGAAAAATATGACAATATGGTTTTAAAACCTATTAAGTTTTCTTCATGGCCTGAGTTAGCAGAAGCTTTAAGAGCAAAAGCTATTGATGGTGCCTTTGCTTTAACTCCTATTGGATTAGCTTTAAAGAAAAAAGGTACACCTATAAAAGCAGTATTAGCTGGACATAGAAATGGTTCTGTTATCACAGTAAAAAATTCTAATCAATTTAATAACGTAAAAGATTTAATTGGAAAAAATATAGCAATACCAAGTAGATTCTCTACTCATTATCTTTTAATTCATAAGTTATTAGAAGAGAATGGTATTAACCCAAATAAAGATGTAAGATTAATTGATATGTCACCTCCTGAGATGGTAAATGCAATGTCAACAGGAAAGATTGATGCATTTGTTGTAGCAGAGCCATTTGGGGCACAAGCAAACTCTCAAGATATAGGAAAAGTATTAGTATACTCAAAAGATGTATGGCAAGACCATGTTTGCTGTACTTTAAACTTAAGAGATGAGTTAATCAATAACTCTCCAATAGTTACACAAGAGTTAATCAATAAGTTTGTTTCTACTGCTGACTTTATTGGTAAAAACCCAAAAGATGCAGCAAAACTATCTAAAAGATATTTAGGTCAAAGACCTTCAATCATTGAAGATATCTTACTTTCAGAGCAAGAGATTGTTTCTTATAATGACTTAGTTATTTCAAATAGTGATTTAGACAGTACACAAGTACTTATGAAAAACTATGGTGTATCAGATATTATAGTTGATCCAAAGGATTATTTAGACTCTTCTTTTGCATTAAAAGCATATAACAAGGCTTAA
- a CDS encoding radical SAM protein — translation MSYSNNIIFGPIPSRRFGISLGIDLSPSKKQCNFDCLYCELEKAKTVDAMTTYPSVEEVISEVKASFEKHPKIDVITITANGEPTLYPDLEKLVDELNKIKKDAKTLILSNGSTIYDEKIYKALLKIDTVKLSLDCVSEKCFKKLDRIHDGIDIEKIVDYMAKFSQETNNILVLEVLFVKTLNDKEEEIKALYEAIKKIKPHRVDIGTIDRPPAYNVKPVSFETLENIANIFEGINVNIAYKNRPKLESSFSEEEIKAMLKRRPLTQEDIDNMFDNDSKMSLEKLLKNQELTLVDSSGVKFYRKL, via the coding sequence ATGTCTTATTCAAATAATATTATCTTTGGTCCTATTCCTTCAAGGAGATTTGGAATCTCTTTAGGAATAGACCTTTCCCCTTCAAAAAAACAATGTAATTTTGACTGTCTTTACTGTGAGCTTGAAAAAGCTAAAACAGTTGATGCTATGACAACTTATCCAAGTGTAGAAGAAGTAATCTCAGAAGTAAAAGCTTCTTTCGAAAAACATCCAAAAATTGATGTTATTACAATAACTGCAAATGGTGAACCAACTTTATATCCAGATTTAGAAAAATTAGTTGATGAACTTAATAAAATAAAGAAAGATGCAAAGACTCTTATTCTTTCAAATGGTAGTACAATCTATGATGAAAAGATTTACAAGGCACTTCTTAAAATTGATACTGTAAAGTTATCATTAGATTGTGTAAGTGAAAAGTGTTTTAAAAAGCTTGATAGAATACATGATGGAATTGATATTGAGAAAATAGTTGATTATATGGCTAAATTTAGCCAAGAGACTAATAATATACTTGTATTAGAGGTTTTATTTGTAAAAACACTAAATGACAAGGAAGAAGAGATAAAAGCTCTTTATGAGGCTATTAAGAAAATCAAACCACATAGAGTGGATATTGGTACAATTGATAGACCACCTGCATATAATGTAAAACCAGTATCTTTTGAGACTTTAGAAAATATTGCAAATATCTTTGAAGGTATTAATGTAAATATTGCTTATAAAAATAGACCAAAACTTGAATCAAGTTTCTCAGAAGAAGAAATAAAAGCAATGTTAAAAAGAAGACCTTTAACACAAGAAGACATAGATAATATGTTTGACAATGATAGTAAAATGAGTTTAGAAAAGCTATTAAAAAATCAAGAACTTACACTTGTAGATAGTAGTGGAGTTAAATTTTATAGAAAATTATAA
- the hemE gene encoding uroporphyrinogen decarboxylase, translating to MSKIFVDACLRKETPYTPVWMMRQAGRYLPEYMEVRAQAGNFLNLCHDPKKACEVTIQPLDIVGVDAAILFSDILVIPDEMGMDLEFIKGFGPKFNDPIEKEEDLDRLIGGEEAADKLTYVYETIKLLKQELPEDKALIGFTGAPWTLATYMIEGQGTKTYNICKKMMYSNPEFLHRILRKVTDVVKHYMIKQIEAGADVVQIFDSWAAAIEPGKYDEFSWKYMVEIAEYIKEKYPEIPVIMFPKGVAAFIERGEVYGNFDVFGVDWGTPMALAKEKLGDKYVLQGNMEPCRLYSKEATTQCVEAIQNVMQGEGHIFNLGHGILPDVPVENAKHFVAECQRVSKK from the coding sequence ATGTCAAAAATTTTTGTAGATGCATGTTTAAGAAAAGAGACTCCTTACACTCCTGTATGGATGATGAGACAAGCTGGAAGATATCTTCCAGAGTATATGGAAGTAAGAGCTCAAGCAGGTAACTTCTTAAACCTTTGCCACGACCCTAAAAAAGCTTGTGAAGTAACTATTCAACCACTTGATATTGTTGGTGTTGATGCTGCTATTTTATTTAGTGATATTCTTGTTATTCCAGATGAAATGGGAATGGATTTAGAGTTTATTAAAGGTTTTGGTCCTAAATTCAATGACCCAATTGAAAAAGAAGAGGATTTAGATAGATTAATTGGTGGTGAAGAAGCTGCTGATAAACTAACTTATGTTTATGAAACTATTAAACTTTTAAAACAAGAGTTACCAGAAGATAAAGCTCTTATTGGATTTACAGGTGCACCTTGGACTTTAGCAACTTATATGATTGAAGGACAAGGAACTAAAACATATAACATTTGTAAAAAAATGATGTATTCAAACCCAGAGTTTTTACATAGAATTTTAAGAAAAGTAACTGATGTAGTTAAGCACTATATGATTAAGCAAATTGAAGCTGGTGCTGATGTTGTTCAAATTTTTGATTCATGGGCTGCTGCAATTGAACCTGGAAAATATGACGAGTTCTCTTGGAAGTATATGGTTGAGATTGCTGAGTATATTAAAGAAAAATACCCAGAGATTCCAGTTATAATGTTCCCTAAAGGAGTAGCTGCATTTATCGAAAGAGGTGAAGTTTACGGAAACTTTGATGTATTTGGTGTAGATTGGGGAACTCCAATGGCACTAGCAAAAGAAAAACTTGGTGACAAGTATGTATTACAAGGAAATATGGAACCTTGTAGACTATACTCAAAAGAAGCAACAACACAGTGTGTAGAAGCTATTCAAAATGTAATGCAAGGTGAAGGTCATATCTTCAACTTAGGACATGGAATTTTACCTGATGTTCCAGTAGAAAATGCAAAACACTTTGTAGCAGAGTGTCAAAGAGTTTCAAAAAAGTAA
- a CDS encoding YqhA family protein, which translates to MMEKIFEGAMWKSRYLVLLAVLFGLLGAVVLFVIASMDIFVVAKYAFDTIVTNAHPENFHEDLVSGIIGAVDLYLIAVVMLIFSFGIYELFISPIKHIQEMQDEQRVLTITSLDQLKDKIAKVIVMVLVVNFFQRVLHTEYNGALEMLYFALAVAALSVGLYFLGKVGKKEEKK; encoded by the coding sequence ATGATGGAAAAAATCTTTGAAGGTGCAATGTGGAAGTCAAGATATCTTGTTCTTCTTGCTGTACTTTTTGGATTATTAGGAGCAGTAGTACTATTTGTAATCGCTAGTATGGATATTTTTGTTGTAGCAAAATATGCATTTGATACGATAGTTACTAATGCTCATCCTGAAAACTTTCACGAAGATTTAGTAAGTGGTATTATTGGAGCAGTTGATTTATATCTAATTGCTGTTGTTATGTTAATCTTTTCATTTGGTATTTATGAACTTTTCATATCTCCTATAAAGCATATTCAAGAGATGCAAGATGAACAAAGAGTATTAACAATCACTTCACTAGATCAATTAAAAGATAAAATAGCAAAAGTAATAGTAATGGTTCTTGTTGTAAACTTCTTCCAAAGAGTTTTACATACAGAATATAATGGTGCATTAGAAATGCTTTATTTCGCACTTGCTGTTGCTGCATTATCAGTAGGACTTTACTTCTTAGGTAAAGTTGGTAAAAAAGAAGAAAAGAAATAG
- a CDS encoding aspartate-semialdehyde dehydrogenase — MRKFNVAVVGATGAVGEELFRVLKEYDFPINNLVPLASARSAGDKIEYAGKEYTVLELTDTVFEEQEVDIAFFSAGGSVSEKFAKFAVDAGAVVIDNTSHFRMDPNVPLVVPEVNPEDIAKWRETGIIANPNCSTIQMVMSLKPLDELYGIKRVDVSTYQAVSGAGKTGMEELVKQMQDFFAFKLDESQKDAFAHQIALNVIPQIDVAQPNGFTKEEMKMINETQKIMHKEIAVAATCVRVPVLRSHSESITVTFENDVDVDVNEVRESLERFENVEVIDDLENNAYPMPIISTDTDTTYVGRIRKDVYSPNVVHYFNVADQVRVGAATNAVRIGLKWVEMENEA, encoded by the coding sequence ATGAGAAAATTTAATGTAGCAGTCGTTGGTGCTACTGGTGCCGTTGGGGAAGAACTATTTAGAGTTTTAAAAGAGTATGATTTCCCTATCAATAACTTAGTTCCTCTAGCAAGTGCTAGAAGTGCTGGAGACAAAATCGAATATGCAGGAAAAGAGTATACAGTTTTAGAATTAACTGATACTGTTTTTGAAGAGCAAGAAGTAGATATTGCATTCTTTAGTGCTGGTGGAAGTGTATCTGAGAAATTTGCAAAATTTGCAGTAGATGCGGGTGCTGTAGTTATTGATAATACAAGCCACTTTAGAATGGATCCAAATGTTCCATTAGTAGTTCCAGAAGTAAATCCAGAAGATATTGCAAAATGGAGAGAAACAGGAATTATTGCAAACCCAAATTGTTCAACTATTCAAATGGTAATGTCATTGAAGCCATTAGATGAATTATATGGAATCAAAAGAGTTGATGTATCAACTTACCAAGCAGTATCTGGTGCTGGTAAAACTGGTATGGAAGAGCTTGTTAAACAAATGCAAGACTTCTTTGCCTTTAAATTAGATGAGTCTCAAAAAGATGCATTTGCTCACCAAATTGCTCTTAATGTAATTCCACAAATTGACGTAGCTCAACCAAATGGATTTACAAAAGAAGAGATGAAAATGATTAATGAAACTCAAAAAATCATGCACAAAGAGATTGCCGTAGCTGCAACTTGTGTTAGAGTTCCAGTATTAAGATCTCACTCTGAGTCTATCACAGTTACATTTGAAAATGATGTAGACGTAGACGTAAATGAAGTAAGAGAGTCATTAGAAAGATTTGAAAATGTTGAAGTTATTGATGATTTAGAAAACAATGCATATCCAATGCCAATCATCTCAACTGATACTGATACTACTTATGTAGGTAGAATTAGAAAAGATGTTTATTCTCCAAATGTAGTACACTATTTTAACGTAGCAGACCAAGTAAGAGTTGGAGCAGCAACAAATGCTGTAAGAATCGGACTTAAGTGGGTTGAAATGGAGAATGAAGCTTAA
- the gyrA gene encoding DNA gyrase subunit A, with product MENLFENQDIIDINIEDSIKSSYLDYSMSVIIGRALPDAKDGLKPVHRRILYAMHDLNMSSRSPYKKSARIVGDVIGKYHPHGDSSVYDALVRMAQDFSMRAPLVDGQGNFGSIDGDNAAAMRYTEARMTKVSEDILKDIDKDTVNFVPNYDDTMREPDVLPTRVPTLLLNGSEGIAVGMATKIPPHNLDELLEAILHVIDNPEATADELMQFIQGPDFPTGGTIFGRRGIIDAYNTGRGRVKIRAKHHIETKGKKEVIVLDELPYQVNKSRLIEQIATLAKDKHIEGISEVRDESDREGIRVVIELKKDAMSEIVLNNLYKSTPMETTFGIILLAVHNKEPKVFNLPELLNVFLSHRKTVIIRRTIFDLEKAKARAHILEGLKIALDNIDEVVKIIRASATDAEAKESLQNRFGLSPIQSQAILDMRLGRLTGLQRDKLEAEYQELLTLIAELEAILKSEDKLNEIIRDELLEIKEKYSEERRTEIEDSYDEIDIEDLIPNEPMVVTITHNGYVKRVPIKSYEKQRRGGKGKVAVTTHEDDFIEKFFVSNTHDTLMFITNMGQLYWLKVYRIPEGSRSAKGKAVVNLINLRADEKIMAILPTSDFDESKSLAFFTRNGIVKRTSLKDFSNIRSNGVRAIVLDDADEVVTAKITTVETQNLMIFTSLGQCIRFDIEKTREQGRTTRGVRGIKFKHDTDFVVDAEIIEDDQHELLTVSEKGIGKRTTVDEYRLTNRAGSGVISMKLHQKTGNVIGAVLVDETQDLMALTSIGKMIRVDMQTIRKAGRNTSGVIIVNVDAKDKVVSIAKCPKEQDEELDIESAATMDGIDLNEFNLTDKSEETSENQNDGLDINNDEKGNE from the coding sequence ATGGAAAACCTTTTTGAAAATCAAGACATAATCGATATTAATATAGAAGATAGTATTAAGAGTTCTTATTTAGATTACTCTATGAGTGTTATTATTGGTAGAGCACTACCTGATGCAAAGGATGGTTTAAAACCAGTTCACAGAAGAATCCTTTACGCAATGCATGATTTAAATATGAGCTCAAGAAGCCCATATAAAAAATCAGCAAGGATTGTTGGGGACGTAATCGGTAAGTACCACCCACATGGAGATAGCTCTGTTTATGATGCATTAGTAAGAATGGCACAAGATTTTTCAATGAGAGCACCATTAGTTGATGGGCAAGGTAACTTCGGTTCTATTGATGGTGATAATGCAGCAGCTATGAGGTATACGGAAGCTAGAATGACTAAAGTTTCTGAAGATATCTTAAAAGATATTGATAAAGATACAGTTAACTTTGTTCCTAACTATGATGATACTATGAGAGAACCAGATGTATTACCAACAAGAGTTCCAACTCTTTTATTAAATGGTTCAGAAGGTATTGCTGTTGGTATGGCAACAAAGATTCCACCTCATAACTTAGATGAGTTATTAGAGGCTATTCTTCACGTAATCGATAATCCAGAAGCTACTGCAGATGAGTTAATGCAATTTATTCAAGGTCCAGATTTCCCAACTGGTGGTACAATCTTTGGAAGAAGAGGTATTATTGATGCATATAATACTGGACGTGGAAGAGTAAAGATTAGAGCAAAACACCATATTGAAACTAAGGGTAAAAAAGAAGTAATCGTTTTAGATGAACTTCCATACCAAGTAAACAAATCGAGACTTATTGAGCAAATTGCAACACTTGCAAAAGATAAGCATATTGAAGGTATTTCTGAAGTTAGAGATGAGTCAGATAGAGAAGGTATTAGAGTTGTAATTGAGCTTAAAAAAGATGCAATGAGTGAAATTGTATTAAACAACCTTTACAAGTCAACTCCTATGGAAACTACATTTGGTATTATTCTTTTAGCTGTACATAACAAAGAACCAAAAGTATTTAATTTACCAGAGTTATTAAATGTATTCTTATCTCATAGAAAAACTGTAATTATCAGAAGAACAATTTTTGATTTAGAAAAAGCAAAAGCAAGAGCACATATCTTAGAAGGTCTAAAAATTGCATTAGACAATATTGATGAAGTAGTTAAAATTATTAGAGCTAGTGCAACTGATGCTGAAGCAAAAGAGAGCTTACAAAATAGATTTGGATTAAGCCCAATTCAATCACAAGCAATCTTAGATATGAGACTTGGAAGATTAACAGGTCTTCAAAGAGATAAGCTAGAAGCTGAGTACCAAGAGTTATTAACTCTTATTGCAGAGTTAGAAGCTATCTTAAAATCTGAAGATAAATTAAATGAAATTATCAGAGATGAATTATTAGAAATCAAAGAAAAATACTCTGAAGAGAGAAGAACTGAGATTGAAGATTCATATGACGAAATTGATATTGAAGATTTAATTCCAAATGAGCCAATGGTAGTTACTATTACTCATAATGGATATGTAAAAAGAGTTCCAATTAAATCTTATGAAAAACAAAGAAGAGGTGGAAAAGGTAAAGTAGCCGTAACCACTCATGAAGATGACTTCATTGAGAAGTTCTTCGTTTCAAATACCCATGATACCTTAATGTTCATTACGAATATGGGTCAATTATACTGGTTAAAAGTATATAGAATTCCAGAAGGAAGTAGATCTGCAAAAGGTAAAGCAGTAGTTAACTTAATCAACTTAAGAGCTGATGAAAAAATTATGGCTATTTTACCAACATCAGATTTCGATGAGTCTAAATCATTAGCATTCTTTACAAGAAATGGTATTGTAAAAAGAACATCATTAAAAGACTTCAGTAATATTAGATCAAATGGTGTAAGAGCTATTGTTCTTGATGATGCAGATGAAGTTGTAACAGCTAAGATTACAACAGTTGAAACTCAAAACCTAATGATTTTCACAAGCTTAGGTCAATGTATCAGATTTGATATTGAGAAAACTAGAGAGCAAGGAAGAACTACAAGAGGGGTAAGAGGTATTAAGTTTAAACATGATACTGACTTTGTAGTTGATGCAGAGATTATTGAAGATGACCAACATGAGTTATTAACAGTGTCTGAAAAAGGTATTGGAAAAAGAACAACTGTAGATGAATACAGACTTACAAATAGAGCAGGTTCTGGTGTTATTTCTATGAAACTTCACCAAAAAACTGGAAATGTAATTGGTGCTGTACTTGTAGATGAAACACAAGACTTAATGGCATTAACATCTATTGGTAAGATGATTAGAGTTGATATGCAAACAATTAGAAAAGCGGGAAGAAATACTTCTGGTGTAATCATTGTAAATGTAGATGCAAAAGACAAAGTTGTATCTATTGCAAAATGTCCAAAAGAACAAGATGAAGAACTAGATATTGAAAGTGCCGCTACTATGGATGGTATTGATTTAAATGAGTTCAATCTTACAGATAAAAGTGAAGAAACAAGTGAAAACCAAAACGATGGTTTAGATATAAACAATGACGAAAAAGGAAATGAATAA
- a CDS encoding YdcH family protein, which translates to MFHEYREEITELKQKDAHFAKVFEKHNALDEEIQEMEKNHADQFEVEKKKKEKLQLKDEVYNIIVNYKK; encoded by the coding sequence ATGTTTCATGAATATAGAGAAGAGATAACTGAATTAAAACAAAAAGATGCACATTTCGCAAAAGTGTTTGAAAAACATAATGCATTAGATGAAGAAATCCAAGAAATGGAAAAAAATCATGCTGATCAATTCGAAGTTGAAAAGAAGAAAAAAGAGAAATTACAACTAAAAGATGAAGTTTATAATATCATCGTAAATTATAAAAAATAG